The proteins below are encoded in one region of Gopherus flavomarginatus isolate rGopFla2 chromosome 12, rGopFla2.mat.asm, whole genome shotgun sequence:
- the SCPEP1 gene encoding retinoid-inducible serine carboxypeptidase, with product MELLLRQHVIPLLFLLTLGSGAVIKQSKEQKEAWGYVTVRSNAHMFWWLYYANNSAKNFTELPLIMWLQGGPGASGCGFGNFEEIGPLDAELKPRNTTWLQAASVLFVDNPVGTGFSYTNDSNAFAKDLSTVSSDMLVLLKEFFRLMKEFQTIPFYIFSESYGGKMAAGIALELYKAIHDGSIECNFAGAALGDSWISPVDSVLSWGPYLYSTSLLDDQGLVEVTAAAKKVMNAVNKGQYTLATELWSQTEEVIEQNTDNVNFYNILAKKSPDLKASKHENIHLIKLYQRHVERLHKDSLSDLMNGPIRKKLRSIPDSVTWGGQSEEVFLHMAEDFMKPVIRIVDALLAANVNVTVYNGQLDLIVDTMGQEAWVRKLKWPKLKQFSQQKWKALYVSPESPETAAFHKSYDNLAFYWILKAGHMVPSDQGDMALKMVRMVTQQKHW from the exons ATGGAGCTGCTGCTTAGACAACATGTTATCCCGCTGCTTTTCCTGCTGACTTTGGGTTCAG GTGCAGTTATAAAGCAATCAAAAGAGCAGAAAGAAGCATGGGGGTATGTAACAGTCAGAAGCAATGCACACATGTTCTGGTGGCTCTACTATGCAAACAACTCTGCCAAAAATTTCACGGAATTACCTCTCATTATGTGGCTTCAG GGAGGTCCAGGAGCTTCAGGCTGTGGATTTGGGAACTTTGAAGAAATTGGTCCCTTGGATGCAGAACTGAAACCAAGAAATACAACCTGG CTGCAGGCAGCCAGTGTACTGTTTGTCGATAATCCCGTTGGCACTGGATTCAGTTACACAAATGATAGTAATGCGTTTGCAAAAGATCTCTCCACTGTATCTTCCGATATGCTGGTTCTTCTTAAAGAATTCTTCAGGTTGATGAAAGAATTCCAG ACTATTCCATTCTACATCTTCTCAGAATCTTATGGAGGAAAAATGGCAGCTGGAATCGCTTTAGAGTTGTATAAG gctATTCACGATGGGAGCATAGAGTGCAATTTTGCTGGGGCTGCTCTCGGAGATTCATGGATTTCTCCTGTAG ATTCTGTGCTTTCCTGGGGGCCATACCTTTACAGCACT TCTCTCCTTGATGATCAAGGGCTAGTGGAGGTGACTGCTGCTGCCAAAAAGGTCATGAATGCAGTGAATAAAGGGCAATACACACTGGCCACTGAGCTCTGGAGTCAAACCGAGGAAGTAATTGAACAG AACACGGACAACGTGAATTTCTATAACATCCTAGCCAAGAAGTCCCCAGATCTCAAAGCCTCGAAACATGAAAATATCCATCTTA tTAAACTTTACCAGCGCCATGTTGAACGTCTGCATAAGGACAGCTTAAGTGACCTGATGAATGGACCTATCCGAAAGAAGCTGAGAAGCATTCCTGACTCTGTCACATGGGGAG GTCAGTCAGAAGAAGTCTTCTTACACATGGCTGAAGACTTCATGAAGCCTGTCATTCGTATTGTGGATGCGCTGCTGGCAGCCAATGTCAACGTTACTGTCTATAACGGACAGCTGGATCTCATTGTGGACACCATGG GCCAGGAGGCGTGGGTTCGGAAACTGAAATGGCCTAAACTGAAGCAGTTCAGCCAACAAAAATGGAAGGCTCTGTATGTATCTCCAGAATCCCCTGAGACAGCTGCTTTCCATAAGTCCTATGACAACTTGGCCTTCTACTGGATTCTAAAGGCTGGGCACATG GTACCATCCGATCAAGGGGACATGGCGTTGAAAATGGTCAGGATGGtgacacaacaaaaacactggtGA